A single window of Chitinophaga sp. XS-30 DNA harbors:
- a CDS encoding ATP-binding protein has protein sequence MRMKLTAILLLFCVPIIVHAHEEDTTGYHIQHFTDENGLPQNSVKFIAPDGAGFLWLATENGLVRFEGTRFRSFGNSRISYIYPGNGRKGLFARTEKHQVLSIKNGYAEEYKKVPASPDKYEYLVYHDTVGVYPVTGLPNIFAGLINSERYVIPISAQAFFRISRDSIAYIRKGNVQYAFAYRNHSPWTFFTIGRKLYHMPAPGKFVTFNMDTVQQVPVTGGLNAARGTSRLYWNYVAEQLFLYQDKKCYYMTVSPEGGMQTREIVGRFDFDRNNIISVYYDEEQERVFMGSRSKGLYIYTRKHFHPFISPDEQNNVFYAQAPYGDSGIVTAQGIVFGRNGRAEYVDLMKSRHAQWDRYSMLRDEQGCYWYKNKSTVYRYDPKITKVLWSFSFEKDEVTQLYLGYSNRLWIGTKNAGLYSLDASAPDPVLYSGDVKDASFILHEIPELLWVGGGKGLVRIHLPSRHIDTLSEFNDRYIRSLFIPAKDEVWITTYDSGFFLYRQNKLISLPKDKLDYLNTAHCIAADDRGFFWIPTNKGLFQAARADLMAYAEGRQDYVYYLYYAKEHGFLTNEFNGGCQPCALKLQDGRISLPAMEGLVQFSPADVRPELPKGPLIIDQVMLDNQAIAVGDTVNLPNQFLRLALHVSTPYFGDGYNVQMDYALVDGAGKVWLPVEDKGVISFSGMHSGEYKLHIRKINGFGLNNYSEKIITLIVRPAWFETAWFRVAAIFLLGLLIFVYVRWRVKYIHHKNQMLQQRVEERTRELQETLLFLQASEQQLHRKSQMQQHLITAITHDIKTPMKYLLLLSSTTAQQDRRSGAMHESVYRMYHLVENLIQYMKMQVMDNHAAIQHVDLYELLEEKAGIFRPIAESRAIRIYNNTSPDLKVPVNRQLLAIVVNNLLDNAVKYTTAGYVGMAASCEDGVVSIRISDTGIGMSPEMRDWINGNGRELSDEKWLLSMQQGVGLMIVLELLQQINGKLVVHANEDAGTRMEILLRLN, from the coding sequence ATGAGAATGAAATTAACGGCTATCCTGCTGCTTTTCTGTGTACCTATTATTGTCCATGCCCATGAGGAGGACACAACGGGCTACCATATCCAGCATTTTACTGATGAGAACGGCTTGCCGCAAAACAGTGTGAAATTTATTGCACCCGACGGGGCGGGCTTTCTGTGGCTGGCTACCGAAAATGGGCTGGTGCGCTTTGAAGGCACCCGTTTCCGCAGTTTCGGCAACAGCCGCATTTCCTACATTTATCCGGGCAACGGCAGAAAAGGATTATTTGCGCGTACCGAAAAGCACCAGGTATTGTCCATAAAGAATGGATATGCTGAAGAATATAAAAAGGTCCCTGCCTCTCCGGATAAATATGAATACCTGGTTTATCATGATACCGTAGGTGTTTATCCTGTTACAGGGTTGCCGAATATATTTGCCGGCCTTATCAACTCGGAACGGTATGTGATCCCGATATCAGCGCAGGCATTTTTCCGGATCAGCCGGGATTCCATAGCTTACATACGCAAGGGAAACGTACAATATGCGTTTGCATACCGTAACCACAGTCCCTGGACCTTCTTCACCATTGGCCGGAAGTTATACCACATGCCCGCACCCGGAAAGTTTGTAACCTTCAACATGGATACGGTGCAGCAGGTTCCGGTGACGGGTGGGCTCAATGCGGCAAGGGGAACGAGCAGGCTTTACTGGAATTATGTGGCAGAGCAATTGTTCCTGTATCAGGACAAAAAATGCTATTATATGACCGTTTCGCCTGAAGGGGGAATGCAAACGAGAGAGATCGTAGGCCGGTTTGATTTCGACAGGAACAATATTATTTCTGTTTATTATGATGAGGAGCAGGAGCGGGTGTTCATGGGTAGCCGGTCTAAAGGATTGTACATCTACACCCGTAAACATTTCCATCCTTTTATTTCTCCCGATGAGCAGAATAATGTATTCTATGCGCAGGCGCCTTATGGCGATAGCGGGATAGTGACGGCTCAGGGTATTGTATTTGGCAGGAATGGGAGGGCGGAATACGTGGACCTGATGAAATCCAGGCATGCGCAGTGGGACCGGTACAGTATGCTGCGGGATGAACAGGGATGCTACTGGTATAAGAATAAATCGACGGTATATAGATATGATCCAAAGATCACGAAAGTGCTCTGGAGTTTTTCCTTTGAAAAAGATGAAGTTACCCAATTGTATCTCGGGTACAGCAACCGCCTGTGGATCGGAACAAAGAATGCAGGGCTTTATTCCCTCGATGCATCCGCGCCGGATCCTGTCCTGTACTCCGGAGATGTAAAGGATGCTTCCTTCATACTGCATGAAATCCCTGAATTGCTGTGGGTAGGTGGCGGCAAGGGGCTTGTAAGGATCCATCTCCCGTCCCGGCATATTGACACGCTTTCGGAATTCAACGACCGCTACATCCGCAGCCTCTTTATTCCGGCGAAGGATGAAGTATGGATCACCACTTATGACAGCGGTTTTTTCCTGTACCGGCAAAACAAGCTCATCTCACTGCCCAAAGACAAACTCGACTACCTCAATACGGCTCACTGCATTGCAGCAGATGACAGGGGTTTTTTCTGGATCCCGACCAATAAAGGGCTTTTTCAGGCAGCCAGAGCTGATCTGATGGCGTACGCGGAAGGCCGGCAGGACTATGTGTACTATCTCTATTATGCAAAAGAACACGGTTTTCTGACGAACGAGTTCAATGGAGGATGTCAGCCCTGTGCGCTCAAACTGCAGGATGGACGGATATCATTACCGGCTATGGAGGGCCTGGTGCAATTCTCTCCGGCAGACGTCAGGCCGGAGTTGCCGAAAGGGCCCTTGATCATAGACCAGGTTATGCTGGATAACCAGGCTATAGCCGTGGGCGATACGGTCAACCTCCCCAATCAGTTTCTGCGCCTGGCGCTGCATGTCAGCACCCCTTATTTTGGAGATGGATATAATGTACAGATGGACTATGCCCTGGTGGATGGAGCCGGGAAGGTCTGGTTACCGGTGGAAGATAAAGGCGTGATCTCATTCTCCGGAATGCACTCGGGCGAGTACAAACTCCATATCCGCAAGATCAACGGGTTCGGGCTTAATAATTATTCCGAGAAGATCATCACGCTGATCGTGCGTCCGGCATGGTTCGAAACGGCCTGGTTCAGAGTTGCTGCCATCTTTCTCCTGGGGTTGCTGATATTTGTATATGTACGCTGGCGTGTAAAATATATTCATCATAAAAACCAGATGCTTCAGCAACGTGTGGAGGAACGCACAAGGGAATTGCAGGAGACGCTCCTGTTCCTGCAGGCATCGGAACAGCAGCTGCACCGCAAGAGCCAGATGCAGCAACACCTTATCACCGCTATCACGCATGATATCAAAACCCCCATGAAGTACCTTTTGCTGTTGTCTTCCACAACAGCGCAGCAAGACCGGCGTTCGGGCGCCATGCATGAATCGGTCTACCGCATGTACCACCTGGTAGAGAACCTCATTCAGTACATGAAAATGCAGGTCATGGACAACCATGCTGCTATTCAGCATGTGGACCTGTATGAGCTGCTGGAGGAAAAAGCCGGTATTTTCCGTCCTATAGCCGAATCCAGAGCCATCAGGATATACAATAATACGAGCCCGGATCTGAAAGTGCCGGTAAACCGCCAGCTACTGGCCATAGTGGTCAATAATCTGCTGGATAATGCTGTAAAATATACTACGGCCGGTTATGTAGGTATGGCCGCATCCTGTGAGGATGGTGTGGTATCCATCAGGATATCCGATACCGGTATTGGAATGTCCCCGGAGATGCGGGACTGGATCAACGGGAATGGCCGGGAGCTGTCCGATGAAAAATGGTTGCTATCCATGCAGCAGGGCGTTGGTCTGATGATCGTGCTGGAACTTTTGCAGCAGATCAACGGAAAGCTGGTGGTACATGCCAATGAAGATGCCGGCACACGCATGGAGATATTGCTGCGTCTGAATTAA
- a CDS encoding response regulator transcription factor — protein sequence MKSILVADDHSIVRLGVSHIISTLSIPVKITEAETFDQVIASLEKQSFDVLILDINIPGGNNLQMIDAVKLRQPQIKVLIFSGYDEQLFAINYIQAGADGYLMKYTPEEEIRLAILTVLKQEKYMSAVTRQQMLNMLNNQRAPVINPLSSLSPREIEVMNLLTKGVPIARIAETLHLQITTVSTYKTRIFEKLGISNIVELLEKVKMYSTPG from the coding sequence ATGAAAAGCATTCTTGTTGCGGATGACCATTCCATTGTTCGTCTGGGCGTTTCGCATATCATTTCTACATTATCCATTCCTGTAAAGATCACGGAGGCGGAAACCTTTGACCAGGTGATCGCTTCGCTGGAAAAACAATCTTTTGACGTACTGATCCTTGACATTAATATTCCGGGAGGAAACAACCTGCAGATGATAGATGCCGTAAAACTGCGGCAACCGCAGATCAAGGTGCTGATCTTCTCCGGATATGACGAGCAGTTGTTCGCGATCAATTATATACAAGCTGGTGCGGACGGATACCTGATGAAGTACACACCGGAAGAAGAGATCAGGCTGGCTATCCTTACCGTGCTGAAACAGGAAAAGTATATGAGCGCCGTTACCCGGCAGCAGATGCTCAATATGCTGAACAACCAGCGCGCTCCTGTCATCAATCCTTTATCCTCTCTCTCTCCACGGGAAATAGAGGTCATGAACCTGCTTACCAAAGGCGTACCGATCGCCAGAATTGCGGAAACACTGCATTTACAGATCACCACCGTCAGCACTTACAAGACCCGCATCTTTGAAAAACTGGGCATTTCCAATATTGTGGAATTGCTGGAAAAAGTAAAGATGTACAGCACCCCGGGTTAA
- the pepE gene encoding dipeptidase PepE encodes MKHIVLASTSTLPGGEYLAYLQPVIQKLFEGIREIIFIPYARPGGISHDDYTARAASAFAGAGIAVKGLHTFASPVEALHQAEGFFTGGGNTFLLVKQLHEQQLMDVLKTAVEKGTPYLGASAGSNIAGINMQTTNDMPIVYPPSFVTMGLVPFNLNPHYLDPVPGLLHMGETRETRIREFHTQQEIPVIGLREGSWIEVNGNTMSLRGPLRARIFRAGEEPVEQEPGPLF; translated from the coding sequence ATGAAGCATATCGTTCTGGCCAGTACATCCACTTTACCGGGCGGTGAATACCTGGCCTACCTGCAACCTGTGATACAAAAGCTTTTCGAGGGTATCAGAGAGATCATATTTATTCCTTATGCACGGCCCGGCGGTATTTCTCATGATGATTATACTGCCCGTGCCGCATCTGCATTTGCTGGTGCGGGAATTGCCGTGAAAGGGCTGCATACCTTTGCCTCGCCGGTAGAGGCACTGCATCAGGCGGAAGGATTCTTTACGGGTGGCGGAAATACCTTCCTGCTGGTAAAACAGTTGCATGAACAGCAATTAATGGACGTGTTGAAAACAGCAGTGGAAAAAGGGACGCCTTACCTCGGCGCCAGCGCCGGCAGTAATATTGCCGGCATCAATATGCAAACGACCAATGATATGCCCATTGTTTATCCGCCGAGCTTCGTTACTATGGGACTGGTGCCTTTCAATCTCAACCCGCATTATCTTGATCCGGTTCCCGGCCTGCTGCATATGGGGGAAACCAGGGAAACCCGCATCAGGGAGTTTCATACCCAACAGGAGATCCCCGTTATCGGATTAAGGGAAGGAAGCTGGATCGAAGTGAATGGAAATACCATGTCCCTGCGCGGACCACTGAGGGCCAGGATTTTCAGGGCGGGAGAGGAGCCGGTAGAGCAGGAGCCGGGCCCGTTATTCTGA